AATTATGCCCTGTCTTACACAGGCAGTGATAACATCATCATGGCCTCAAAAGATGTCTTTGGGCCTAATATTCGAGGTGTAGACAAAGGCCTACAGTGGCATCACCAATGCCCAAAGTGTACCAGGGTGTTTCGTCACCTGGAGAACTAcgccaaccatttaaaaatgcacaaactCTTTATGTGTCTACTCTGCGGCAAGACTTTTACTCAGAAAGGCAACCTTCATCGACACATGCGTGTGCATGCCGGCATTAAACCTTTCCAGTGTAAAATCTGTGGGAAAACCTTTTCTCAGAAGTGTTCCTTACAGGATCATCTTAACCTTCACAGTGGAGATAAGCCCCATAAGTGTAACTATTGTGACATGGTTTTTGCACATAAACCAGTTTTGAGGAAACACCTTAAACAGCTGCATGGCAAAAACAGCTTTGATAATGCCAATGAAAGAAATGTGCAAGACCTCACAGTGgactttgattcttttgcatgtacaACAGTCACAGACTCTAAAGGGTGTCAGCCACAGCCTGATGCGACGCAGGTCCTGGATGCAGGTAAACTGGCCCAAGCTGTCCTGAACTTAAGGAATGATAGTACTTGTGTGAATTGAGTAGGGCCTTTATGCTCCTAACTAGAACTGACTACAAACATGGCAATAGTCTGAGTCTTTCTAGGAGTGATTTTGCGAATTTGACTTCTCCAAAGCCTCTGTGCTCTGGAAGTCATAGGGGTGAGTCAAAGCACTAATAGACCAGGCAACTTGCCACTTGGAGTGGTCTTGCCTTCCTTTTGCCCCTTCCCATGTtctgttttgaattatttatcctgtgatgtctgtttcctttcccaaggAGTATTCCACCTGTCTACCTAACATTGACTTATGTCTTAGACTGACACTGTTTTAGACTTTTCACTGGGCACATTCTGAAGGTACCAACAAGTTAATAATATCACCTCCAATCCACTAATAGATGCTATGCTAAGAGAAGCgaataatatttttcattagcAGAAAATAAGCTGAGATATAAGGAGATATTGCTGTTGGCCTGAATATGTGATAGAATTTGTAGTTGCCTTGCCTACTGATAATTCATCTGTgtctgataaatgaatgaatctgcTTCCTACAATTTGTACTTGTCTTGGAGCTGGCTATAAAGTATTTTAGATTATTCTGTACTCTTTTCAACAGTATATAGCCCAACTTCACATCATTGAAGTTCATATAGACCAGAGTACAATATTTTTAGCAACACCTGCAGACAGATAGTTAGGAATCAGCATGGGGAGCATAACCAACAAAGGATAGTAGTACAGTTGTACAACAGTACTTATTTGGGAGGTCTTCCCCAAAAAGAAGCCAAATGTTTATAATTAACCTCTAACTTACTTGGTGATGCTTTTGAAGTCAGGATTGCTCCAGGCACATTTAAAGTGTGCTAATGCGTAATGGTCTCTCTAAAAAGGGGCTATCTGGAGTCATTCTCTAGGCTTTGTTTAGCCATCAGTAAGGTGAGTTTGGCCTTCAGAGCTTTGTCCAGTGTATTGTAATAGTCTCTGAATTCTCATTTCCTTGTGTACCTTAACTTctaaaatggatgaaaaaagtGAGTCACAGGAGCAATCAGGTTTTTGCATTTAGATATTCTTATAAAGGTACATAGTCCCACCTTGTCACCTCTGATAGATCACTAATACAAAGTTGATTTTCcattatggaaaaacaaaacaactgttcTTCCTAAAGCACATGTTATagttcagaaataaaattttgagtCTTATTAGCTTCTGACCCATGAGTTAGATTTAGGTAATAGGAGTGTTTGAGTCCATAGAGAATCTTAAGAGATCATTTAGTCcacctctctttttttaagttgGGATATCCAAAGCCCAAAGAGGTGGCCTGGCCAAGGTTAGCCAAAGTAGATAAGTAACTAAATATGAGCTACGGTCTCCTCACTTCTCACTGTCCCTTGGCTTAAAAAGATTTAGTACATGATCAAGAATACCTTAATAAAAAGTTCCTAGTTTGTGCTTCCCCTCTGTGAATCACTGTTTGCTTTCTGAGACATCCTGGATTTTGCAAATAAAACCTCACAGAAggatttatttttgtaagttaattattttttggttAGGATGAATATTACATTTTTCCTGAGCAAGTGACTGATTTGCTAGGTGTTGATTAGGAAGGGCAAGAACAAGTAAGAATAATGTGAGAAGGATCCAAATGTGAAACTGATTTTGTCTTGAAACAGTGTTTATTTAGTTTCCATCaggattttctgtttttgtttctgagCTATGAGAGTCCATGTACAGATAAACCAAAAATTAGTTTTAACTTGAGTAATCAGAGGGAGTTCTTAAAGTTGTTATAATTTGATGCATTTATATGTGAATCTGATTTGAAGTATAATTTCTACCTtttgttaaaagattttaaatgagaataaaattgaGTGATAAGACTAACAGGTATCTATGCCTAATGTCACTCATTATATGGTCTAATGATGCTGCCTAGCATTCTGGGTTTTTAATGATCCAGCCAAAGAGTACCAATTCTATGCAACAGTGAGACACTAACATGTTAACGGATGTTTCACTATTTTCTCTGAACATCATTTTATCACAGGGAAATTTCAAGTTGGAGTGCTTCCTCTGCTTACATTCATGTCCTGTTTTTGTTACTGGTTTGAAGACTAAAAGGCATGGGTTCAAATAAGATTGGTCTCTTTGGTTGGAGACTATTCCTGGATTCATTCAGACATTCAAgagacatttattgaacacctactattgccaggcactatgctagataCTGAGGATATGAAGGTAAGATTgctatggtccctgccctcacagagcttacaatCCCATGTAGTCTTAGTGAGATAAGGTGTCAATTTGGTTTTATCctaggaagaataaagaaaactgcCTTGCTTTCTTTGATCACTTTAAATTAGCATCTTGATGGTTTTGTATCACTAAATCTTCTAGTTCTCACCTTTTTCAACGGCAAACTACTGACATGGTTTACAGtgtcttccatttcttggctggAGAGgtgttctgtttctgtgagacattttcttaattttggtggtacttgacttttctctttctttgtttataCATGTTTCTTAGATTGTATTGCAAAGTGGTCAAGTTACTGATATCAAATATGTTTTACAGGGGAAGATGACTTTCAAAACTAGTCGTATTCTTGTAGAggaggaagattttttaaaaccttagaCATTCAGCATTTGTATTTTATGGATCCCCAGGATAACTAAAAAGGAGAGAGGGCTCTCTTTACcatagtttgatttttaaaaaattactgtgtcacagttatttatttattatttaattttaaaggcaAACTCCAAACTGAAGTGGCTCTGAGGTAAATCagatgtggttttaatttgttttagtttCCTTATTAGAAGGTCTATAAATGGAGGGTGACCATTGTCACTACTTCTAAGATATTATCCTAAACAAACAACCCAGAACATTTTATTTCAGCTGGTGAATAGCTGTTCTCAATCTGTTGTATGTTAGACATACTGTGAACTACCTCTTCACTTATTATGGGGAAGTTTCCTTAATAAAAGTTTGACAATTAAAGCTCTGGTGTCAgtggtttattttctctctcccctcctgcttCCCTTTCCAATTGCTTGAATTTGAATGCAGGAATGCTTTCTTCACTCCTATTCTTGAAAAGACATTAATCAAGCACGCTGAGCTTGGCTTCAGAAGCAAATCTGGGCTAACCAGAAATTGTTACTAGGGTCAGTTACTTCCTCCTGTGCTATTGACTGAGGGGATGGAGCAACTGCTTTTAAGAATTAGCTGAGACATTCCTTCATTTGGCAAATCCTTGATGCCTACTAAGTTCTAGACTTCGGGAATGCAAGGAGCAGTAAGTCACTGTCCTAAATACCTCTGCCTAGGTGGGACACAGATTTCAATACAGGTACGATAATTGCCGTCACTAAGGCAGCCAAAGGGTTTACTGGTTCCCAATTGGGAGCCAAGTAATTCACGGGCAgttcaggatggcttcagggatGATGTGATTTATGAACGATGGATGAATGGGATTTTGAAGGATGAGTGGTAGGAGGGATAGGGCATGTTGGAGGAACAGCCGGGCCAACGGTTGAGATAGAAGGCCTGGGTTTGCCAAGGAAGTGAGAGGGGTAGGGGCGTGGGGAGGAAGCGATAGGTTGAGCGGTGAGGTGGGATCTAGATCCTGATGGGGCATTAGCTAGGCAATCTCGAGTACTGATCCCGATGGCACTCTCCTCTCCTTACCTCCGCCAccttttaaattgtatatttcaGGGTAAGCAGAGGACCTGGCCCCTAATAATCCGGGAGGGCCTCCCAGGGGTCCCGGTGCTCGGTACTCTGACAGACGCGCTGTACCCCAACTTCACAACCCGTCTGCTATTCGGATGTTGAGGAGAGCTCACGGAGGGGACCGGCTTGAGTACCGAAAGTGGGACAGGAGAGATGGGACTTGCCAGAATTCGGGGGCTTTTCTGTTATTCCAGGCGTGGGGGGAGTAAGGGAGACTGTCTCAGGATGTCCTTCCGGGACGCCCAGCGGGCCCCAGTAAAGAATGAAGCTAGTTGACACCGGATGTGTTTCCTCCCAGGCTGACCCCACCTTCCGGCCTGGGCCGCCGCTGCAGTGGAAAGCTCGGCTCTGGTTTCTGAGTCGGTGAGTGAGCGCGTGGGAAACTCCGGCAGGTGGGGAAGCcggaggaggaggcggaggaggaggagggcagcagCGAGGCGCGGCCCGGGAGTGGCTGGAGGGGTGCTGCAGGCACCTGGCCGTCAGGACCTTGGTCCTGGCAGGCTTGGCTCGGGAAGACCTATGTGGCGAACTGGAGGATCTTCCAGGCCACCTGTGGTACGGATTCAGTTCAACAGATATTCCCGAAGCtgcccctgctctgtgcctgcCCCTGTGCTCGCTGCAGGAACTCAGATGAGCCAGGCTCCTTTTCGTGGTGTTCTGAGAGCAACTGACTCTGTCCGGGAGACGGGTGGATAAATCTTACTTGATTTGAGCCTTCAGCCAAATCACTAGCTGAAAGCGCGAATGTAACATGTGCAGAGGTGTAATTGGGTCTTCTTGTCTGGCCAGTGGTGAAAATCTAAATATCAAAGAAGCTTCAGTGTAAAAGATAGAGGAAAGGTAAAGCCATAACGTTGGTGAAGGCCAAATAATGAAAGATCTTGTATTTGCTAAGAAGGTTAGGCTGTCCTGGAGGTAGAGGAGAGCAATGGAGGATTTAAAGCAGAAgagtaaaatagaatttttaaaaaagttttaaaagatgttaATCTGGTGGTACTTAGGAGGGTAGTTTGGAATGTAGGAGAGTGTCGTATCAAGGAGACTGCATTGGTCCAGGTGAACAGAAGGAAGACCTGCAGTAGTGATGAGGCGTAGGAAGTTTGGAAATTACATTAAGGTTTCTAGTTTGGGAAACTGAGTTAAGTCCACTTAGTAGTGGGCATTAACAATGTCCTTGACCACAAGGCACATACAGTTTAGTCGAGGAGAAAGACATAGAAACTGTTGAGTACAATTCAACGTAATAAGTTCTGTAACAAAAGTATGAAAAATGTACCACAAGAGCATAGAGAAATGCGTTTTATTTTTCTGGGTCTTGAGATGGTTATATAGGGGTTCACTCTTAGCGCCCAGGTTAGAATTTGAGTTGTCTTTTACCCAGTTTAGGTTTAggattttttaattgtttgtttttactatCGCAGTGTAGGAAAGCATCCCCGATCCTTACATcaatgtttatgttttattttgcttagattgtgaccatggctgctgagtctgatGTTCTGCACTTCCAGTTTGAACAGCAAGGAGATGTAGTCTTGCAGAAAATGAATCTCTTGAGACAGCAGAATTTATTTTGTGATGTGTCAATTTATATTAATGACACTGAGTTCCAGGGGCACAAGGTGATTTTAGCTGCTTGCTCCACTTTTATGAGAGATCAGTTTTTACTCACGCAGTCAAAACATGTCAGAATCACCATCTTGCAGAGTGCAGAAGTTGGCAGAAAATTGTTGCTCTCTTGCTACACTGGAGCACTTGAAGTTAAAAGGAAAGAGCTTTTGAAATACTTGACTGCTGCTAGTTACCTTCAGATGGTTCACATTGTGGAAAAGTGCACAGAAGCTTTGTCAAAATATCTGGAAATTGATCTTACTATGAAAAATAACAATCAACATGCTGACCTGTGTCAATCCTCTGATCCAGATGttaagaatgaagaagaaaattcagATAAAGACTGTGAGATCATTGAAATTTCAGAGGATAGTCCTGTGGACATAGATTTCCAtgttaaagaagaagaaagcaatgcTTTACAGTCTGCAGTAGAGAGCTTGacatcagaaagaaaggaaatgaagtcacCAGAGCTGTCTTCAGTAGACATAGGTTTTAAAGACAATGAAATTCGTATCCTCCATGTGGAATCTATCAGTACTGGGGATGTAGAAAATGGGAAGTTATCACAGCCTTGTACCTCTTCAAAAGCAAGCATGTATTTCTCGGAAACACAGCATTCAATGATCAATTCTACAGTTGAGAGCAGAGTGGCAGAAGTTCCTGGGAATCAAGATCAGGGCTTATTTTGTGAGAATACTGAAGGAAGTCATGGTACAGTGAATGAGATTCAGAATCTAGAGGATGCTTTTTCCCTGAGGCACCAGTGCCCCCGGTGCCCTCGGGGGTTTCTTCACGTTGAAAACTATCTGCGCCACCTTAAGATGCATAAACTGTTCTTATGCTTACAGTGTGGGAAAACgtttacacaaaagaaaaatctcaaccgGCACATTCGAGGGCACATGGGCATACGGCCCTTTCAGTGTACTGTATGCCTGAAGACATTTACTGCTAAAAGCACACTTCAAGACCACTTGAACATACACAGTGGGGATCGGCCATACAAATGCCACTGTTGTGACATGGATTTCAAGCACAAATCTGCTCTCAAAAAGCACTTAACCTCTGTCCATGGCAGAAGCAGTGGCGAAAAACTACCCAGGCATGATCTGGAAAGGCAAAATCGACTATAATTAGAATCACACCTTGCTATGTAAGCCTTACATCATTCTGTTAGGCAAGTCTTTCTATAGAAATGCAGCATGTGTAATATTGCATTTCCAACCCTAtctttgggtcttatttttgGTCTACCTACACAAGTTATTCTTTCTGAACTTGTACTACCAGTTCCAAAGTGTGGGAGACATGTTAAAGCTGAGAGGATGCTGTCTCATCTCATACATTATATATAAGTCCCAGTGGCTTACCTAGAGAAATAGTGTTCCTCTTAAATATTCTTGATTCTAGTGACAGAGGACCAGCATTATTTCCAGATTCTGACTTTGAGTCTCTAGGTAATTGatataagtgtaaaatccaaccATACCATAACTTCAATAAATTAGGATaatgggaagagaaaataaattttaaaacatgctatTACCCATTATTAGTGATTTTAAAAACAGgactggtgaatttttttttaaccaactctATTGGATTCCAAACTAAACACCAAGGTATCTATTGTTTTAAACCATAAAGGAACACAATTCAAATTCATTTGGAAGTAGCAGACTTTCCTTATACATAAGCTAATATTCCTTACAATAATATTTCCATGAGTTGTTagtatacatattttagaaatgattaATTGGGCCTAggtttcttgattttatttaatacggttacatttaataattttgtgGCCAGTAGAATTATACCATTGGCATGAAGCTCTaagatattttttctgtttcctttttgaaatttattttatttgttggttAACGTACAGTAAAATTgacctttgtttttggtgtacagttctatgaatttttacatatgtacAGATTTATGCAACCACCACTGCAATTaggatacagaacattccatcacccTCCAAAACTCCTTTATGCTTCCCCTTTGTAGTCAGCTCCTCATCCTAGCACTAAACCCAGGCAACAGTTCTCCATcactataattttgccttttctgaaaTATCATAAATGGAACCTTATAGTATGTtcctctttattaaaaaaaattatgatttatttctttcttttggctgcactgggtcttagttccagcacacgggatcttttagttgcggcatgcagacttcttggttgcagcatgcatgtgggatctagttccctgaccagggagcgaacccaggccccttgcattgggagcacggagtcttacccactggactaccagggaaatcTGTAGCATGTTCCCTTTTGGtatgcttttttcactcagcataatgcctttgagactCATCCATGTTCCTGTGTgtgtcagtagttcattcctttttctgtcttGAATTGGcaatatatattagttttcttACTGTCACTAGATGAGCAGTTTAAATATGGGTAGCTATTAGTATCCTCTTAATAActtttttcatttacattaatGCAATTTTTATAACCCTccctagagttttcttttttcatttttcctgaagTGTTCTATTTGCCTTTTCCCCCTCAGTTTTATGAGATGTACTTGACATACATCACTTTATGAGCttaaggtgtatagcataatgttctgacttacatatattgaaaTACTTAGTGCAGTAAATTTAGTAAGgatccatcatctcatagagatacaataaaaagagaaagcaaaaaaacattttatttttctttttatggggatattgactgaaaaaaatgcacaatgctAGAGTTGCTGTAAGGACAATAAAGATTAAGTGGTCATGGAGGTAGAAGGGGCAGAGGATCCATCACACCCCACTGCACCCTCTGGACTTCCTGTTAGGTAAGAATTATATACCTCCTACTTCTTTTAGTCACTGTTTTCCAGTCACtcataaataaaaattgtctGCACAGGGAGCaccagggccagggcaggggagggtgcTTCCCTGTACCATTAAAATGCTCATTTTAAGTTCCTGTCTTGAACAGGTTTAAGATAAAAGCATACAGTTCTGTGGGCCACTTATGTTTCCTCCTAACAAGTTGAAAACgattttaataaaaagttgtttttgcCAGCAGGTTTCTCACATGTCGTGCTCATGAGGCTCAAACAACTCAGTGGTTGGGAACTTGAGTCTCCAAGTGGTCGCTGTCGGGCAGTGGTTGGATATGGGATCATTTGTTTTTTGGAAGTTTACGGTTTTTTTCAGCCTGTCCTCCCAATTTGCTGAGTCCCAAGGCATCTTGAGATGAGTTTTCTGTCTCTGCATTACCACCTTGTCATCACGATTCCTTGCCAAGATGTCCAGGTTGGCCCTTTTCTTTCTTGTCAGACAAGGAGCTGATAGAGGACTTGATGACCTTCTTCCTGGGGGCTTTGGGCAGCGAGTCCTGGCTGCTGTTACTACTGCTGGGGTTGCTCACGGGGCCATCCTACGAACCTTTTGAGTTGTACACGTCCCTGGTGTTCTCGGGGCTGGCTGTGTGCAGCACCCCCTTGTGCATCTGGTCCAGCCGAAGGGACAGCGGGGAGGAGGGGGCCAAGGTTCCACATTTTATGGTCATCTTGTCATCTTGTCCCGCTTCTCGGGAAGCTGGTGGCCTGGAAGTCTCCTCACTCAGCCCTGGCAGCCAGCCTTTCTGGGGGTGCAGCCACACCACGCTGCTGCTGAAGGAGTCTGCAGGCCCATCTGCCACGGGGAACCTGACATCTGGGACGCTGCCCAAGTGGGGTCGGCCTTGGTGATGGAGCTCCTCTCAGCCTTGTCTGGTCCAGTTAAGCTCTCAGGGCTTCCAGGTTTAGTCTTAGCTGATCCTTACCATGTTGCATTTCTTCTAACTGCGTTTTTGCATTCTCAACTTCTAGTAGGAGAGACTTCTTTGCTAGAGTAGCTGTTCTCTCTTTAAGATGAAGCTGAAGCCTCTTGTTAGATTCTGAAAGAAGCTTGTCAACAGTGTCCGATAAACATTAtgttcttcattcattttctctctgccttgccTTGGAGAGTGCAGCCACACTCTGGGCCAGCTCTGCCTCCACCTTGGGGAGCACCTCTGCTATCTGCAGGGTCTGCTGCAGCTCCTGCTGTGCCAGCTGCAGGCGTTCTTGCAACTGGCAGTTTTTAGCCTCAGTTTCACGGACATCTCCTTTCAATTTCGTGTTCATTTCCTCAGATTTAATGAGGTCTTCTCTGGCCGTGTACAgatttcctccagctctgtaACGTGAGTAGATAGGGCTGCCAGGCGCTCCTTCATCTGGCTCCGCTCTCTTTACTGCTTGTCCCTGATTTCCCCAGAGCTCGATCAATTTAGCAAGGTCTTCCTCGTGAAGATCTTCCTCAGAGAAGACCTACAGGTCTCCACCATCACGTCCCTGTACAAGGCCCTCTGAGCAGGGTCCAGGTATTCCCACTCCTCCTGAGTGAATTTTATGGCCACCTCCTCAAAGGTCAACCGTTCCTGAGAAAGAGCGATCCCAGACTCcagttctttcctcttccaggCATCTTCCTTAGGCTGTTGAAGCCAATCTTGAAAGTTTCAAAGGTACTGTTTAATGCTTGGAATCAGCATACCCTCTTCCTGTGCCACAACCATGCACACATGGGCGACCTCACTACGTGGAATAGACTGCTGCCGACAGTCACAGGAGGGATGCTGCACAGTCATCTCCCACAGAGACCGACAGGTGAGGTTTCCCACACTTTGCTTCAGATCACGCTCGCCCAGGAGTTCCccggtggcctagtggttaggattctgggctctcgctgctgtggcctaggttcagtccctggtcagggaaccgaGATCCTGCAGGCAAATAAACTTTCCAATAtatgagaagagaagaagaatgcACTCAGGCCTGGAATAAATCTGACCAGTAAGGGCCACATCCGGATTTACTTGGGGCGGAGGGCCAGGTGCTGGGATTTTAGGTCCCTAGAGAGTCCCACACCAACAGGAAGGGTAGCAGGGTACGGCACAGCACAAATTTACCCTAGAAAGAAGCCCTCCCTGGAGTTTTATTCTGTATTTCCAGAAATGTGCCGAAAGCAAAACCATGACTGTGTAGTTATTTCACTGAGAGCAATATTTCAAACTGCGTTATGAGCCATCGCTCTCTAATATCCCTGTCCACATGTAACACAAAACTCTTCGTTGTTATAGCAAGATAAAAATATAGTGCAGGGAAAATCATATTTTCTAAAACACAGGAACTATTTGTAAAGAAGGCTGACTGGATACATCTTATTTCAAGATGTTCTGTTCCTCCTCTACTCACCTCAGCTTTATTTAGAATTTCTGCTACGTTTAGTTTCTGTGGAAGCccttccacattttaaaatgtaatatacttTGTACCATTTAATGAATTTTGTGATGAATCACATGTTGATtgttataaatgttaaatatcttttttgtgatacttctgtgaaaaatatgttctttatagatttttaacTCTGGGAGAGATTTTAAGTAACCCAGCGCTAGTGTTAGATAAGAAAAACAACTTCATAATTCCCAGGTCACTAGTTAGTGACATTGGGTAGGTCACCTCTCCTTgagcttttcttaaatttatatgtaaaataacaaCTTTGATCTTGATAATTTGTAAGATCATTTCCAggtctaaaattctatgattttatatttaaatcttcctGAGTTTCTAAGAACAGAGGGAAAAGCAAGTGAGGAGAGTTTTGTGTCTTTATGAATGTTGCTATTTAGTACTCCATTGGAGACAGAACTTTTCTAAATTAAAGAGTGTTTTTCTTCCACTGGAGAATTTGATAGCACAGCGCtcaattttctttcccatttgacCTATGATTGGCCATTTGTAGGCATGAGAACACTTCCCTTTCAGAAATAGTTTGTGATTGAagtacttttcttatttttgcttcctAGGATGAAattttgtgggggagggatggaaatgGGAGGGGAGAGTAAAAGAATAGTAATAAactatttcttttagaaattggTATCTATCTTTGATGTTTGAAAAAATTATGGTTGTACTATGTTTATGCTTTATGTGTGCCTTGTAAGAttcttgtgaaattttttgtaagCACTTTGAGATTTTTGCTTAGGGGGAAGGGGTGTTTTGTGAAAGTGAtggttgttatttattattatttattcctgTTCGGTAGCACAGAGGGATCTCAAATCATTCCTAGGAGAGTGTCTGTTTGCATGGTGTTTCTAAACAATTTCAggaaaatgaaatctttttttaaaatgcaggtatGGCAAAGTAAAGTGTTGAATTTATTCACTGAAAACATTCACTTTTAGTTCTTTGTGTTTCTGATATGATGGGAAAAATATGCAGCATGTTTTGGTTCAGCCTCTTCATTTACTGGATTTATGTATAAAGGATCTTGGAAAGACAGTTGTTACTTTGGTGTAAGAGAAAATCCTTGCCATTTTTCCCTGGATGTAACTATCCTATATGTttacataagaaataataaagtggAGATGGGAATGGAGAATTTTGTCTTTTGTCTAATCTGtgaattttaaaggaaactatTTTTCCTGGctattcatttaatcattcattcaacaaatatttacagagtctTTACAATATATACCTGTATTAGAAGTTAGGtagacagacaaaaatccctactCTCAAGAAACTTGTGTTGTACTGGAGCGAGACAGACAGTAAGCAAGTAAAACCAATGTACTGTCAGATTTTGAAAACGGAGttggagaaaataaagcagggagggaaggagaattgGAATTGAAATTTTAAGTGTGATCAGGTCACCTTTGAAAAATCTTATCACATTATCACATACCACTGTCCAGtggaatggaaaaaagatatgtatatatccatCGCTATCTAGTTGAATGGAAAACAGTGAACCAAATGAATCATTGTTGGGAACCTTTCTATTGGGTTGGCATATATTTCATAAAGAGAAGTGACTGAAAGGGATAAAAATGCATGTAAGAAAATCTTTGATGTGGcctatgaatattttttttttaaaaacactgatgtTTTCCTGCCACCTGGGTAGTAAtaaccatatgtatatatatatttaaactcatTATAGTTTATAAACTACTTTTCCATATGTCTTCTAATTTGTGGTGGGTTTACTTCCATAAACGCTCTTGTTGGACATCTGGTTTCACATTGGAAAGTGACttgtttaattaaaattcatGGCCATTTTCTTAACCTGTGTTTTTCAGTATCTCATCAGTAACAGAGTACATAGTATCTGCCTTTTAGGATTATTTTGATGAGCATGTGaaacaaaatagtaaaattaaaaattttattatgtaacTCAGGACCTGGCACGTAATATAGTCCACTAATGTATTTCCCTGATCCCTCTTCCCAGCCtgcttcttcatctataaaaacaataaattctaCCTTGCAGTTTACTATGAAAAGAaatccttcaacaaatatttattgagatattgACGCCAGAATTTGTGACTGAATTTTTATCCCTGCCATCTTCTGAAGAGcccagaattctctctttaacaaAGGGATAAGGCGTTAGTGCCAggcaaacaaatttttttttaaataaaatagggaGATTGCTTGGCCCCTATGTGGAGAGACTGAGGGAACCTGTCAGCATTTAATTATGGGAGAGTGAGTACAATATAATACAGATGCCTCAGATTATGCTCAATCCATACCACGCCTTCCACAGTGGGAGTCA
This region of Delphinus delphis chromosome 6, mDelDel1.2, whole genome shotgun sequence genomic DNA includes:
- the ZBTB6 gene encoding zinc finger and BTB domain-containing protein 6, with translation MAAESDVLHFQFEQQGDVVLQKMNLLRQQNLFCDVSIYINDTEFQGHKVILAACSTFMRDQFLLTQSKHVRITILQSAEVGRKLLLSCYTGALEVKRKELLKYLTAASYLQMVHIVEKCTEALSKYLEIDLTMKNNNQHADLCQSSDPDVKNEEENSDKDCEIIEISEDSPVDIDFHVKEEESNALQSAVESLTSERKEMKSPELSSVDIGFKDNEIRILHVESISTGDVENGKLSQPCTSSKASMYFSETQHSMINSTVESRVAEVPGNQDQGLFCENTEGSHGTVNEIQNLEDAFSLRHQCPRCPRGFLHVENYLRHLKMHKLFLCLQCGKTFTQKKNLNRHIRGHMGIRPFQCTVCLKTFTAKSTLQDHLNIHSGDRPYKCHCCDMDFKHKSALKKHLTSVHGRSSGEKLPRHDLERQNRL